A region from the Cyprinus carpio isolate SPL01 chromosome A8, ASM1834038v1, whole genome shotgun sequence genome encodes:
- the LOC122145982 gene encoding tumor necrosis factor receptor superfamily member 14-like, producing the protein MVPYKKAIFILIVPLKYDLCYCECARAEYKIDKQCCPMCSPGNHVRWHCTDDTSTTCVPCPQLTFIDEPNGLVECFPCTVCDADRGLRLSEVCTRSSDTPLETLYRIYKSTGSTDTVCAECTGDTYSNGSFSSCLPHTKCEDMGLTETNPGTHSSDTKCGNPSTAVAIVASSIIVALIIILVIFFLIFKHIRKKKLSKSAGKLYSFIFVV; encoded by the exons ATGGTTCCCTACAAGAAAG ctatatttatacTTATTGTTCCTCTTAAGTATGATCTTTGTTATTGTGAATGTGCTCGTGCAGAGTATAAGATAGACAAGCAGTGCTGCCCAATGTGTTCCCCTG GAAACCATGTTCGTTGGCACTGCACAGATGACACCAGCACAACTTGTGTTCCATGCCCTCAATTAACTTTCATTGATGAACCAAATGGCCTTGTGGAATGCTTTCcctgtactgtatgtgatgcag ACCGAGGTTTAAGACTGAGTGAAGTATGCACTCGATCATCAGATACTCCACTTGAGACACTCTACAGAatctacaaaa GTACTGGCTCCACAGATACTGTATGTGCTGAATGTACAGGTGACACATATTCAAATGGATCTTTCTCATCCTGTTTACCACACACAAA ATGTGAGGACATGGGACTTACTGAAACAAATCCAGGAACACATTCATCTGACACCAAATGTGGAAATCCCTCAACAGCTGTAGCAATAGTTGCCTCAAGTATTATAGttgctttaataataattctagtaatattttttttaatatttaaacacattcGGAAGAAGAAACTATCAAAAAGTGCAGGTaagctttattcatttatttttgtagtatga
- the LOC109074578 gene encoding tumor necrosis factor receptor superfamily member 14-like yields the protein MKMQLLLIILYIVSIAFLYLELAYCVCARAEYEINRHCCPICAPGNRVLWHCTVDTSTTCAPCSTSTYTDESNGLEICFPCSACDAGLRIQKACTRLSDTVCEPLEGLFCMIQEKGSCKLAVKHSQCKPGEYIQQRGTANTDTVCGACINGTYNDGTFTACQPHTLCQSMGRKQIKTGTMLSDARCEDTPNGLVVGIIAAVAVVVVVVILEVSVTKFVIFKHKSKARPGIRSVQVRNLGGGHGLDVTYYISTTQS from the exons atgaaaatgcagcttttgttgattattttatacattgtttCCATTGCCTTTCTATACCTAGAACTAGCTTATTGTGTCTGTGCCCGTGCTGAATATGAGATAAACAGACATTGCTGCCCTATTTGTGCACCTG GTAACCGTGTTTTATGGCATTGCACAGTGGACACCAGCACAACTTGTGCACCCTGTAGTACATCCACGTACACAGATGAGTCTAATGGCCTTGAAATATGCTTTCCCTGCTCGGCCTGTGATGCAG GTTTAAGGATACAGAAGGCCTGTACACGGTTATCAGATACAGTTTGTGAGCCACTAGAAGGATTATTCTGCATGATCCAAGAAAAAGGCAGCTGTAAATTAGCTGTTAAACATTCTCAATGTAAACCTGGAGAATACATCCAACAAAGAG GAACAGCAAACACTGATACTGTATGTGGTGCATGCATTAATGGCACCTACAATGATGGCACTTTCACAGCTTGTCAACCACATACATT ATGTCAGAGTATGGGtcgtaaacaaataaaaacaggaacAATGTTATCTGATGCTAGATGTGAAGACACTCCAAATGGTCTTGTTGTTGGAATCATAGCTGCTGTTGcggtcgttgttgttgttgttatattggAAGTCTCAGTAACCAAGTTTGTCATATTCAAACACAAGTCAAAGGCTCGTCCAGGGATAAG gtcTGTCCAGGTCCGAAATCTTGGTGGAGGGCATGGACTTGATGTTACTTATTACATTTCAACCActcaaagttaa